One Sporomusaceae bacterium ACPt DNA window includes the following coding sequences:
- the hycE_1 gene encoding Formate hydrogenlyase subunit 5 has product MTSALQVIPAATLRAAATVASHNGQYRLTAMFANDERPVHGYFAVYAIFTGKGEPACKTIKAIIKQDEPLEFPSLTPLMAAAAWYEREIHDLFGLVPFGHPDLRPLVLHENWPHGLYPLRKDFRPDMPVPEGGGQYPVPSVQGEGVFEVPVGPIHAGIIEPGHFRFSQAGENIINLEAKLFFTHRGIEKAVEGLPLPMALYRTERICGVCSVSNTLSYAHAVETMAGAEVPARGQYLRVLAAELERLYNHVGDIGNLCAGVGFAAGVSHGSRLKEQLMRLNERLTGNRFLRGWVTLGGVHMDITRDMAQDIQQTLTGVTRDFAELLGLLRNNDAFLDRINTTGILPYQAAVDLGVVGVAARASGIDSDVRRDFPYAAYRDFSFSVPVYTSGDVAARLWVRADEAVESAKIVGQVLDSLPSGNFKTALPPVKPYSTAFSLTESPRGSNLHWLMAGEKGTIYRYFVRSASYPNWPALTVAAPGNIIPDFPLINKSFELCYACLDR; this is encoded by the coding sequence ATGACAAGCGCACTGCAAGTTATACCGGCGGCGACGCTGCGGGCGGCTGCCACAGTAGCCAGCCATAACGGTCAGTATCGGCTGACGGCCATGTTTGCCAATGATGAACGTCCGGTTCATGGTTATTTTGCCGTTTACGCCATTTTTACCGGCAAAGGAGAACCGGCATGTAAAACGATTAAAGCGATTATCAAGCAGGATGAGCCGCTTGAATTTCCGTCACTTACGCCGCTGATGGCAGCGGCAGCCTGGTATGAGCGGGAAATACACGACCTATTCGGCCTGGTGCCGTTTGGCCATCCTGATTTACGGCCGCTGGTGCTGCATGAAAACTGGCCGCATGGCCTCTATCCGCTACGCAAGGATTTTAGGCCTGATATGCCGGTTCCTGAGGGCGGAGGCCAGTACCCTGTGCCGTCTGTACAGGGGGAAGGCGTGTTCGAAGTGCCGGTAGGTCCCATTCATGCCGGGATCATTGAGCCCGGGCATTTTCGTTTCAGCCAGGCCGGCGAGAACATTATCAATCTGGAAGCTAAACTGTTTTTTACCCACCGGGGTATTGAAAAGGCGGTTGAAGGCTTGCCATTGCCGATGGCTTTGTACCGAACCGAACGCATCTGCGGTGTGTGTTCGGTTTCCAACACGCTCTCATATGCCCACGCTGTTGAAACTATGGCTGGTGCAGAAGTTCCGGCCAGGGGGCAATATCTTAGAGTATTGGCTGCCGAATTGGAACGGCTCTATAATCATGTTGGCGATATCGGCAACCTTTGCGCCGGGGTGGGGTTTGCTGCCGGTGTCAGCCATGGTTCACGCCTGAAAGAACAACTTATGCGGCTTAATGAACGCTTGACCGGCAATCGCTTTTTGCGCGGATGGGTAACTTTGGGCGGGGTTCATATGGACATAACCCGGGATATGGCGCAGGATATTCAGCAGACGCTGACCGGAGTGACCAGGGACTTTGCCGAACTTCTTGGCTTGTTGCGCAACAACGATGCTTTTCTGGACAGGATTAATACCACCGGCATTCTGCCGTATCAGGCTGCTGTCGATTTAGGCGTTGTCGGCGTGGCTGCCAGGGCGTCAGGTATTGACAGCGATGTGCGGCGGGACTTTCCCTATGCCGCATACCGGGATTTTAGCTTTAGCGTGCCGGTATATACGAGCGGTGACGTGGCTGCTCGCCTGTGGGTGAGGGCCGATGAAGCCGTCGAGTCGGCTAAAATTGTCGGTCAGGTGCTTGACAGTTTGCCGAGCGGTAATTTTAAGACCGCCCTGCCGCCGGTCAAGCCGTATTCGACAGCATTCAGTCTGACCGAATCGCCGCGCGGTTCAAACCTGCACTGGCTGATGGCCGGCGAGAAGGGAACGATTTATCGCTATTTTGTCCGTTCGGCCTCTTATCCCAACTGGCCGGCGCTTACGGTAGCCGCTCCGGGGAACATTATACCGGATTTTCCCCTTATCAATAAAAGCTTTGAACTATGTTACGCGTGTCTTGACCGTTAA
- the ndhK gene encoding NAD(P)H-quinone oxidoreductase subunit K, chloroplastic, translating into MLNLFRKIIKTGRVTEHYDSGPVPPRFRGEVVLEESRCRNCQNCREACPTGAIAFIDGKLIIDNNACIFCGRCIEVCEHNALAHTAEYRLAELQGQLAGKIKSILHRSLNIRHIDAGSCNGCDWEMTALNNPVYDLQQYGIDFVASPRHADMLMVTGVVTRNLAQALAMTYEATPEPKLVMAVGACAASGKVFGKSYAIRGAADTIVPVDIYVPGCPPRPAALIYGLLLALDRLGGKHK; encoded by the coding sequence GTGCTTAACTTATTCAGAAAAATAATAAAAACAGGCCGGGTTACCGAGCACTATGACAGCGGTCCTGTGCCGCCGCGTTTTCGCGGTGAGGTAGTACTGGAAGAAAGCCGGTGCCGGAATTGCCAAAATTGTCGCGAGGCTTGTCCTACCGGGGCGATAGCATTCATTGACGGCAAGCTGATAATCGATAACAACGCCTGTATCTTTTGTGGCCGCTGCATCGAGGTTTGCGAGCATAATGCCCTGGCTCACACCGCAGAGTACCGGCTGGCTGAGCTACAAGGTCAATTGGCCGGTAAAATCAAGTCAATACTCCACAGGTCGCTCAATATCCGCCATATTGACGCCGGTTCCTGTAACGGCTGTGACTGGGAAATGACGGCGCTAAATAATCCGGTTTATGATTTACAGCAGTACGGTATTGATTTTGTGGCTTCGCCGCGACATGCCGACATGTTAATGGTGACCGGGGTAGTTACCCGTAACTTGGCGCAGGCGCTGGCAATGACTTATGAGGCTACGCCGGAACCAAAACTGGTTATGGCGGTAGGGGCCTGCGCCGCCAGCGGCAAGGTTTTTGGCAAAAGCTATGCCATTCGCGGGGCTGCTGATACCATAGTTCCTGTCGATATCTATGTACCAGGCTGCCCGCCGCGGCCGGCGGCGCTCATTTACGGACTGCTGCTGGCGCTTGACCGGCTGGGAGGTAAGCACAAGTAA
- the sdhB_2 gene encoding L-serine dehydratase, beta chain, which translates to MNIFDIIGPVMVGPSSSHTAGAVRLGNAARAILGQPVMEAVIGLHGSFAQTGRGHGTDLALVAGLMGWTTDDLRIPQAFAYAKEAGLKYSFRTINMGDAAHPNFVKFWLTGQDGKESQVAGASIGGGRVIINEVDGFPLEFTGDFPTILTLHEDRPGAVAEVTGILSKRGVNIAQMRVFRRSKGGLASMVLETDQPVDDADIAAVAGLSMIKAVRRINAII; encoded by the coding sequence ATGAATATTTTTGATATTATTGGTCCGGTTATGGTCGGCCCGTCAAGCTCCCATACCGCCGGGGCCGTTCGCCTGGGGAATGCCGCCCGGGCCATTCTTGGCCAGCCGGTGATGGAAGCTGTTATCGGTTTGCACGGTTCGTTTGCCCAGACCGGCCGGGGACATGGCACCGATCTTGCTTTAGTAGCCGGGCTGATGGGCTGGACGACCGATGACTTAAGAATTCCGCAGGCTTTTGCCTATGCCAAAGAGGCCGGTCTCAAGTATTCTTTCCGCACCATCAACATGGGGGACGCCGCCCATCCTAATTTTGTTAAATTTTGGCTAACCGGGCAGGATGGGAAGGAAAGCCAGGTGGCTGGCGCATCGATTGGCGGCGGCCGGGTGATTATTAATGAAGTTGACGGCTTTCCCCTGGAGTTTACCGGTGACTTTCCGACAATTCTTACACTGCATGAAGACCGGCCTGGCGCGGTAGCCGAAGTAACCGGCATACTGTCCAAGCGCGGCGTCAATATTGCCCAAATGCGGGTGTTCAGAAGGAGTAAAGGCGGACTGGCCAGCATGGTGCTTGAAACCGACCAGCCGGTTGATGATGCCGATATTGCTGCTGTAGCCGGTTTGTCAATGATTAAGGCTGTGCGCCGGATTAACGCTATAATCTGA
- the sdhA_2 gene encoding L-serine dehydratase, alpha chain, protein MSLAKLSLEEWIKAAEAQRTNFADFCVTFQARQMELPSDEVITRMEAMLTVMEQSIAAGLKGPRSKGGLVGGNAQKLQTYTISRSQTMMGSFMAKAVAYALAVGEANAAMGRIVAAPTAGASGVLPAVLVALKEERGFSKAELAKGLVVAGAIGMVIASRASLAGAAGGCQAECGSAGAMAAGAMVSLLGGTPAQAGHAVAITFKNMLGLVCDPVAGLVEVPCVKRNAGAVAQAVIAAEMALAGIESVIPVDEVIDAMESVGQSMHCSLKETAQGGLAVTPTALAWTEKIFGSPT, encoded by the coding sequence ATGTCATTAGCAAAATTATCCCTCGAAGAATGGATTAAGGCGGCCGAGGCGCAAAGGACTAATTTTGCTGACTTCTGCGTAACTTTTCAAGCCAGACAGATGGAACTGCCGTCTGACGAAGTCATTACGCGGATGGAAGCGATGCTTACTGTCATGGAACAATCAATCGCCGCCGGCCTTAAAGGACCGCGCTCCAAAGGCGGATTGGTGGGCGGCAATGCGCAAAAGCTGCAAACATATACCATAAGCCGTAGCCAAACCATGATGGGCAGCTTTATGGCAAAAGCCGTGGCTTATGCCTTGGCGGTAGGCGAAGCTAATGCCGCCATGGGCCGTATTGTGGCTGCACCGACGGCCGGGGCCAGCGGCGTGCTGCCGGCCGTGCTTGTGGCACTTAAAGAAGAACGGGGCTTTAGCAAGGCTGAATTGGCCAAGGGGCTTGTTGTTGCCGGGGCTATAGGCATGGTTATCGCTTCACGGGCGTCCTTGGCCGGAGCAGCCGGGGGCTGCCAGGCTGAGTGCGGTTCGGCAGGAGCCATGGCCGCTGGCGCTATGGTGTCGTTGCTCGGCGGTACGCCAGCACAGGCCGGCCATGCGGTGGCCATAACATTTAAAAATATGTTAGGGTTGGTATGCGACCCGGTAGCCGGCCTGGTGGAGGTGCCGTGCGTTAAGCGCAATGCCGGCGCCGTAGCCCAGGCTGTTATTGCTGCTGAAATGGCGCTGGCCGGGATTGAAAGCGTTATTCCTGTAGACGAGGTAATTGATGCGATGGAATCTGTCGGTCAATCGATGCACTGCTCACTTAAAGAAACAGCTCAGGGCGGACTGGCGGTTACGCCAACAGCGTTAGCTTGGACGGAAAAAATTTTCGGCAGCCCTACCTAG
- the yabJ gene encoding 2-iminobutanoate/2-iminopropanoate deaminase has protein sequence MKTVVSSDRAPQAIGPYSQAIKANGFLFISGQIPLDPVTGQIIYGGIENQTYQVLANLRAILEKEGLTFANAVKTTVYLKDMDDFAIMNKVYGQFFTNEPPARACVQVAKLPRDVSVEIELVAVY, from the coding sequence ATGAAAACAGTTGTTAGTTCTGACCGGGCCCCGCAGGCCATTGGCCCTTACTCTCAGGCGATTAAGGCCAACGGATTTCTGTTTATCTCCGGTCAAATTCCGCTTGACCCGGTAACCGGTCAAATTATTTATGGCGGCATTGAAAATCAGACATATCAGGTTTTGGCTAACCTTCGCGCCATTTTGGAAAAAGAAGGGCTGACTTTTGCAAATGCTGTGAAAACAACAGTATATTTAAAAGACATGGATGACTTTGCGATAATGAATAAGGTATACGGCCAGTTTTTTACCAATGAGCCGCCGGCCCGGGCCTGCGTTCAGGTCGCCAAACTGCCGCGTGATGTAAGTGTGGAGATTGAGCTGGTAGCAGTATATTAA
- the lgt_1 gene encoding Phosphatidylglycerol--prolipoprotein diacylglyceryl transferase, with the protein MHQYLFFIGDFPIRAYGLILSLSIILATGTAYFFAKHDGRWHQHVPDIGIYCGLAGIVGARLWDVFFFDWDYYQHHLLEIPFVWQGGMAIQGGVLLGAIVGIIYTKIHKIDTWAFADIVAAPAIIMGQAIGRMANLMNGDAFGHPTGGSFGILYPSTTLAYQVYGNQPLWPAEVWEGQLDVIIFVLLLIFRTTNHAKGQVFILYAVLYSTARFFLEFLRGDYGTLLFGLKSAQLTSLAVIIIGIILFIRQGYSAERIGLTGKSK; encoded by the coding sequence ATGCATCAGTATCTATTTTTTATCGGCGATTTTCCCATCAGGGCCTACGGCCTTATTTTAAGCCTTAGTATTATCTTAGCTACCGGCACAGCTTATTTTTTTGCCAAACATGACGGCCGTTGGCATCAACATGTCCCTGATATAGGCATTTACTGCGGCCTGGCCGGTATTGTCGGCGCCCGCCTGTGGGACGTATTCTTCTTTGACTGGGACTACTACCAGCACCACTTGCTGGAAATCCCCTTTGTCTGGCAAGGCGGTATGGCCATACAGGGTGGCGTGCTCTTAGGGGCCATCGTCGGTATAATTTATACCAAGATCCATAAAATTGACACCTGGGCTTTTGCCGATATTGTCGCTGCTCCGGCAATTATTATGGGACAGGCGATTGGCCGCATGGCTAACTTAATGAACGGCGATGCTTTCGGACATCCCACCGGCGGTAGTTTCGGCATACTATATCCATCAACCACATTAGCCTACCAAGTATACGGTAACCAGCCACTGTGGCCGGCTGAGGTGTGGGAAGGCCAGCTTGACGTGATTATCTTTGTATTACTGCTCATTTTCAGAACAACCAACCACGCCAAAGGACAAGTATTTATCCTGTATGCCGTTTTATATTCAACCGCCCGTTTTTTCCTTGAGTTTCTCCGGGGCGATTACGGTACGCTGCTGTTTGGCTTAAAATCAGCGCAACTAACCAGCCTGGCTGTCATCATTATTGGCATTATTCTATTCATCAGGCAAGGCTACTCAGCCGAACGCATTGGCCTAACCGGTAAAAGTAAATAA
- the resA gene encoding Thiol-disulfide oxidoreductase ResA, translating into MSKRFIILAVAVVSITIAIGFFAMQPAQVPDTETSNKSTTGAGAAVGSKLSEFTLAALDGKTVRVAPAGSVIVLNFWATWCPPCRQEMPELNAFARKYNSKAVLLAVNIQESAGKVDEFMRQNEYTMNVLLDKDGEVARNFRISAIPTTLVVDKNGFIKYRKSGPVTAAELEGVLNGL; encoded by the coding sequence ATGTCCAAACGATTTATCATTTTAGCTGTGGCCGTTGTTTCAATAACAATCGCCATTGGTTTTTTCGCCATGCAGCCTGCCCAAGTCCCTGATACCGAAACAAGCAATAAGTCAACTACCGGTGCCGGAGCGGCGGTAGGCTCCAAACTATCCGAGTTTACCCTTGCCGCATTGGATGGCAAGACGGTCAGGGTAGCTCCGGCCGGGTCGGTTATCGTGCTTAACTTCTGGGCTACCTGGTGTCCGCCCTGCCGTCAGGAAATGCCTGAACTTAACGCCTTTGCCCGGAAATATAATAGTAAAGCGGTATTGCTTGCCGTAAATATTCAAGAATCTGCCGGCAAAGTGGACGAATTTATGCGGCAAAATGAATACACGATGAACGTTCTCTTAGACAAGGACGGTGAAGTGGCCAGGAATTTCCGGATTAGCGCCATCCCTACTACCCTGGTGGTCGATAAAAACGGTTTTATTAAATACCGGAAGTCGGGGCCGGTAACGGCAGCCGAACTGGAGGGAGTGCTTAATGGACTATAA
- the dsbD gene encoding Thiol:disulfide interchange protein DsbD yields the protein MDYNLTLLTVFGAGVVSFLSPCVLPLLPTYTALLAGTGAQDRQPGCWTFLMNASCFLSGFTLVFVAMGATASYLGQLFFDYQDMIRKAGAVFMVLMGLQVLGVLQIPRLGREYRPLLNSAFNGPVGAFVLGLAFTAGWTPCTGPILATVLMYAGTTATVSQGAFLLFIYAMGFCLPFLAIALLINRYMSKIQGMYGWLPVIQKTAGLILITAGIVIYFDLLQKGLGLIGEPFI from the coding sequence ATGGACTATAACCTTACGTTGCTAACAGTCTTTGGTGCCGGTGTTGTTTCCTTTTTATCACCGTGCGTGCTGCCCTTGCTGCCTACCTATACTGCATTGCTGGCAGGGACAGGAGCGCAGGACCGGCAACCGGGCTGCTGGACATTTCTTATGAATGCAAGTTGCTTTTTAAGCGGATTTACCCTGGTATTTGTCGCTATGGGTGCTACAGCCTCCTATCTCGGACAATTGTTTTTTGACTATCAGGACATGATTCGCAAGGCCGGTGCGGTGTTTATGGTGTTGATGGGTCTGCAGGTTCTCGGCGTACTGCAAATTCCCCGGCTGGGGCGCGAGTACCGGCCGCTGCTGAACAGTGCTTTTAACGGTCCGGTTGGTGCATTTGTGCTGGGGCTGGCGTTTACCGCCGGCTGGACACCTTGCACCGGGCCTATTCTTGCGACCGTGTTGATGTATGCCGGGACAACGGCTACTGTCAGCCAAGGCGCTTTTCTGCTGTTTATCTATGCTATGGGCTTTTGTTTGCCGTTTTTGGCCATAGCCCTACTGATCAATCGCTATATGAGTAAAATACAGGGAATGTACGGCTGGCTGCCGGTTATCCAAAAAACGGCCGGTCTGATTCTTATTACTGCGGGCATTGTTATTTACTTTGACTTACTGCAAAAAGGCCTGGGGCTTATTGGGGAACCATTCATCTAG
- the csoR_2 gene encoding Copper-sensing transcriptional repressor CsoR, giving the protein MANSSTQAEVLNRLRNVKGHIAGIERMVEEGQPCSNVLIQLSAIRASIEKIGIYILEHNAAECLSDATQNPEDKQKVEQIVKQIISFLK; this is encoded by the coding sequence ATGGCTAACAGTTCCACCCAAGCCGAAGTTTTAAACCGCCTGCGTAATGTCAAAGGCCATATCGCCGGTATTGAGCGCATGGTTGAAGAAGGTCAGCCGTGCAGCAACGTCCTGATTCAGCTTTCGGCCATCAGGGCCTCTATTGAAAAAATCGGCATCTATATTCTGGAACATAATGCTGCAGAATGTTTAAGTGATGCAACGCAGAATCCTGAAGATAAACAAAAAGTTGAACAAATAGTTAAGCAGATTATTTCGTTTTTGAAATGA
- the sufS gene encoding Cysteine desulfurase SufS, with the protein MGIILRSLVAGTDTEVPLANGKCVTAINFDNAATTPPFCSVLKEIAKFAPWYASIHRGKGYKSIMSSELYERGRDIVRDFVKADKRDAVIFTKNTTESINMLAYALAAENKDQVILSTDMEHLSNDLPWRDKFTVDYVTINKYGRLSLKDLEAKLQAYAGKVKLVTVTGASNVTGYINPVYKIAITAHNYGAKIFVDGAQWVPHAPVDMKPYDSPEHIDYLAFSAHKMYAPFGAGVLIGPKNFFANITPVYQGGGAVGLVSRQFIEWADPPVKYEAGTPNMMGVLALITAINTMSELNMSHIHSYERQLIDYAIKGLSVIPGVTLYSCRDGNEERVSLISFSLEGLHHSQVAEIVSREAGIAVRNGLFCAHPYVEKLLRLSDEEIQYYLTHDDQNIPGMVRISFGIYNNCREIDIFLDLLSHIAGHRKYYADKYRYVLAPGRCGEKGYLPYC; encoded by the coding sequence ATGGGGATAATTTTACGCAGTCTCGTAGCCGGAACCGATACAGAGGTACCTTTGGCCAATGGAAAATGCGTTACGGCTATTAATTTTGACAATGCCGCTACTACTCCGCCCTTCTGCTCAGTATTGAAAGAGATTGCCAAGTTTGCGCCATGGTATGCCTCAATTCACCGGGGGAAGGGTTACAAGTCGATAATGTCTTCAGAACTTTATGAACGTGGCCGGGACATAGTCAGGGATTTTGTTAAGGCGGATAAACGTGATGCTGTCATTTTTACCAAGAACACTACTGAATCTATCAATATGCTGGCCTACGCCCTAGCGGCAGAAAATAAAGACCAAGTGATATTGTCAACCGATATGGAACATTTGTCTAATGATTTACCATGGCGGGACAAATTTACGGTAGACTATGTGACAATAAATAAATATGGCCGGTTATCGCTAAAAGACCTGGAAGCAAAGTTGCAGGCTTATGCGGGTAAAGTAAAGCTGGTTACTGTTACAGGAGCTTCCAATGTTACCGGTTACATTAATCCTGTTTATAAAATTGCCATAACGGCGCATAACTACGGTGCCAAGATATTTGTTGACGGCGCTCAATGGGTTCCGCATGCTCCTGTTGATATGAAACCGTATGATTCACCTGAACATATAGACTACTTGGCCTTTTCTGCTCACAAGATGTATGCGCCGTTTGGCGCCGGAGTTTTGATTGGTCCTAAGAATTTTTTTGCCAACATCACTCCCGTATATCAGGGCGGCGGGGCAGTAGGACTTGTTTCCCGTCAGTTTATAGAATGGGCTGACCCACCTGTCAAGTATGAGGCCGGCACGCCTAATATGATGGGCGTATTGGCACTGATAACAGCAATAAATACAATGTCGGAATTAAATATGAGCCATATTCATAGCTATGAACGCCAACTCATTGATTATGCCATCAAGGGTTTGTCGGTAATTCCCGGCGTTACGCTGTATAGTTGCCGGGACGGAAATGAAGAGAGGGTTAGTCTGATATCATTTAGCCTGGAGGGGCTTCACCACAGCCAAGTTGCCGAAATTGTGTCCCGTGAAGCTGGTATTGCCGTACGTAACGGGCTATTCTGCGCCCACCCGTATGTAGAAAAATTATTGCGGCTAAGTGATGAAGAAATTCAGTATTATCTGACCCATGACGATCAAAATATACCCGGTATGGTACGGATTAGTTTTGGCATTTATAACAACTGCCGGGAGATTGATATTTTTCTGGACCTCTTATCGCATATTGCCGGACACCGGAAGTACTATGCCGATAAATACCGGTATGTATTAGCGCCCGGGCGCTGCGGTGAAAAAGGGTATTTGCCCTACTGTTAA
- the leuS gene encoding Leucine--tRNA ligase: protein MNEKYTPREIEGKWQKLWAENDAYNTTINRQRPEYYVLEMFPYPSGNLHMGHVRNYSIGDVVARFKVMQGYNVLHPMGWDAFGMPAENAAIKNNIHPAAWTWDNIANMRRQQQELGLSYDWDREVATCHPDYYHWTQWLFLLFYERGLAYKKKAAVNWCNDCNTVLANEQVVDGRCWRCDSVVVKKDLEQWFLKITDYADRLLADLAELKGWPERVKTMQENWIGRSEGAEFTFAVPEAEAKIAVYTTRHDTVFGVSYIVLAPEHALVDKLIAGKPEEAAVRAFVERVRNQSEIARTSTETEKEGIFTGAYAIHPFTGEQVPIWVANYVLVDYGTGAVMGVPAHDQRDWEFADKYGLAKKIVVQPADKELNLSEMTGAYDGQGIMVNSGEFSGLDNETGKVKIAQWFEDQGIGKRRINYRLRDWLISRQRYWGAPIPIIYCPDCGTVPVPKNQLPVMLPENVSFASGSVSPLAKAEEFVNCTCPKCGGKARRETDTMDTFICSSWYYFRYTSPHSKDEPFDPDKANYWMPVDQYIGGIEHAILHLLYSRFFTKVLKDAGLVNVNEPFKNLLTQGMVIKDGAKMSKSKGNVVSPEEIIGKYGADTARLFILFAAPPERDLEWSDQGVEGAYRFLGRLWRIVGHYAPLVKTEASPYDPKQLTKEEKELRRILHITIKRVTEDVGQRFNFNTAISAIMELVNAMYALREQGVTPNAALAREVVSGLLKMLAPFAPHITEELWSETINEGSVHKQFWPVFDAAAIEVEEVEIVLQINGKVRDKVVVPVGLTAKELEKLALGQEKVQALIAGKQVVKVISVPQKLVNIVVK from the coding sequence ATGAATGAAAAATATACGCCGCGGGAGATAGAGGGAAAATGGCAAAAGCTCTGGGCCGAAAATGATGCTTATAACACCACAATAAACCGCCAACGCCCTGAATACTATGTCCTGGAGATGTTTCCCTATCCATCCGGCAACCTGCATATGGGTCATGTTCGCAATTACTCAATTGGTGATGTTGTCGCCAGATTTAAGGTTATGCAGGGGTATAATGTATTACATCCCATGGGCTGGGATGCCTTTGGCATGCCAGCAGAAAATGCGGCTATCAAAAATAATATTCATCCGGCCGCATGGACATGGGACAATATTGCCAATATGCGCCGCCAGCAGCAGGAACTGGGGTTATCGTACGATTGGGACCGTGAAGTGGCCACCTGCCATCCTGACTATTATCACTGGACGCAATGGTTGTTTCTGTTATTCTATGAACGCGGCTTAGCCTACAAAAAGAAAGCGGCAGTAAACTGGTGTAATGACTGTAATACCGTACTGGCCAATGAGCAGGTCGTAGACGGCCGCTGCTGGCGCTGCGACTCGGTTGTTGTCAAAAAAGACTTGGAACAATGGTTCCTTAAAATAACTGATTATGCTGACCGGCTCTTGGCCGACCTGGCTGAACTTAAAGGTTGGCCGGAACGTGTTAAAACCATGCAGGAAAACTGGATCGGCCGCAGTGAAGGCGCCGAATTCACCTTTGCTGTGCCAGAGGCTGAAGCTAAGATTGCCGTATACACCACCCGTCATGATACGGTATTTGGCGTTAGCTATATAGTCTTAGCGCCTGAACATGCGCTGGTGGACAAGCTTATTGCCGGCAAACCGGAAGAAGCGGCTGTTAGAGCATTTGTCGAGAGGGTACGTAACCAGAGTGAAATAGCCCGCACCTCGACTGAAACTGAAAAAGAAGGTATTTTTACCGGCGCGTATGCTATCCATCCGTTTACCGGTGAACAAGTGCCCATTTGGGTAGCCAACTATGTACTGGTAGATTACGGTACAGGTGCAGTCATGGGCGTGCCGGCCCATGACCAGCGTGACTGGGAGTTTGCTGATAAGTACGGATTAGCCAAGAAAATTGTTGTTCAGCCTGCAGACAAAGAACTTAATCTCAGCGAAATGACCGGCGCTTATGATGGCCAAGGCATTATGGTTAACTCAGGCGAATTCAGCGGCCTGGACAATGAAACAGGCAAAGTTAAGATTGCTCAATGGTTTGAAGATCAGGGAATTGGCAAGCGGCGTATCAACTACCGGTTACGCGACTGGCTCATTTCCCGTCAACGTTATTGGGGAGCACCCATCCCGATCATTTACTGTCCGGACTGCGGCACTGTACCGGTGCCTAAAAACCAGTTGCCGGTAATGCTGCCTGAAAACGTCAGTTTTGCCAGCGGCTCGGTGTCGCCGCTGGCAAAAGCCGAGGAATTTGTCAACTGTACTTGTCCGAAGTGCGGCGGCAAGGCGCGGCGCGAAACTGATACCATGGACACGTTTATTTGTTCGTCCTGGTATTATTTCCGCTATACCAGCCCGCATAGCAAAGATGAACCGTTTGACCCTGACAAAGCCAATTATTGGATGCCTGTCGACCAATATATCGGCGGTATTGAGCATGCCATCCTGCATCTTTTGTACTCGCGCTTCTTTACCAAAGTACTCAAAGATGCCGGACTGGTAAACGTCAACGAGCCGTTTAAAAACCTTTTGACCCAGGGCATGGTTATCAAAGACGGGGCTAAGATGTCCAAATCCAAGGGCAATGTTGTTTCGCCGGAAGAGATTATCGGCAAATACGGCGCTGACACTGCCAGACTGTTTATATTGTTTGCTGCACCGCCTGAACGCGACCTTGAATGGAGCGACCAGGGAGTTGAGGGCGCCTACCGGTTCTTAGGCCGCCTGTGGCGTATTGTCGGTCATTATGCGCCGCTTGTTAAGACTGAGGCTTCACCCTATGACCCGAAACAACTAACCAAAGAAGAAAAAGAACTTCGGCGCATTTTGCATATAACCATCAAGCGGGTTACTGAAGATGTTGGCCAGCGCTTTAACTTCAACACGGCGATTAGCGCTATTATGGAATTGGTTAATGCCATGTACGCTCTTAGAGAACAAGGGGTAACTCCTAATGCCGCCTTAGCGCGGGAAGTGGTGTCCGGCCTCTTGAAAATGCTTGCGCCATTTGCGCCGCATATTACCGAAGAGTTGTGGAGTGAAACTATTAACGAAGGCAGTGTTCATAAACAATTCTGGCCGGTATTTGACGCCGCGGCGATTGAGGTGGAGGAAGTTGAAATTGTCCTCCAAATTAATGGCAAAGTACGGGATAAAGTTGTTGTTCCGGTTGGCCTGACTGCCAAAGAACTGGAGAAATTAGCGCTTGGTCAGGAAAAAGTACAGGCGCTTATTGCCGGCAAACAAGTAGTCAAGGTAATATCTGTACCGCAAAAGCTGGTTAACATTGTCGTAAAATAG